The genomic region GTCCCACAGCGCTGCGCGCTGTGCAAGCGGCGCGGTTCGCTTCGCTCACCGCACCACCGGCTTCGCCGGGGGTGGCAAGCCACTTCGTGGCTTGGCCTCGCTGCGCGAGGCTGGCCCGTTCCGGGCCTGACTTCCTTGCTTTGCAAGGAAGTTGATGCCCACTTCGTGGGCGGGGCGGGTCCGCTTCGCTGCCCCGCCCTGGCCCTTCCGGCTTCGCCTTCAGGGCCTGGAGCCCGCTTTGCGGGCGGCTGGCTACGGGGTGGGGGCGGGTGCATCGTCTGGTGATGCACATGTTGAGTTGGTGGAACGTAACCATGCCCTCTGGGGTTCAGTCGGCGGGGCTGTCGTGAATCAGCGAACCTGCGCAGTACTCAGCCAACCTGCGCAGCGCACCCCTGCTCCCAGTCTTTACAGACGGCGACCCTGGCGCCCTCATCCCCCGACAGGCATGCGGTGCCACCTCGGACTTAGCAGAGCATGAGGGAGACTTTGGAATGCTCTGGCAGTTCTTCACTCCATCGTGTGGCTCGTCCTACCTGCGCATTGCTCAGATAGGTCGGCCCGTCCTCCACGGCCTCGCCTTGGATCGACAGAGGGGGCGGGGTGCATCCGCGTCATGTGAGCGTGCGATTCGTGGGACCCGACGGGGGCATGGCCCAGCTGCCGTGGCGGGCAACGGCCTGGGAGCTCCGGCTGAAGAAGCTCACCGTCGTCACCGACACCCCGAACGGCATCACCGAACTGCTCCGCATCGGCAGTGGCAAGAACCATGTCGGCTACCACCTGGCCGCCCATCTCGCCCTCCACCAGTACTTCACCGCGAACAGCCGGCCGGTACCCCGCTTCCTCATGCTCGACCAGCCAACCCAGCCCTATTACCCCTCCGACATGGCCAAGGCACGAGGCAGGCTGGAAGACCTCGCCCTCGACGAAGACCGCGTGACGGTCACCGGCCTCTTCCAGCTCATGCACCAGGTCGTCACCGAGCTGTCCCCCGGCTTCCAGATCATTGTCAGCGACCACGCCGACCTGCCACACCCCTGGTACCAGGACTCCGTCCGCTACAACTGGCGCGGCGGCGAAAAACTCATCCCCACCACCTGGCTCGACACCAACCCCACGCCGTAGCCCCCGCCACCACATACCGGGGATCAGTGAAGCTGCGCAGTACTCAACCAACCTGCGCAGCCCCGCCCGCAGCCAGAAACACCACAGGTCAGGCGGATAGACCACCCCGACCCTGCGCAGATTCAGTGAGCCACCCAGCCAAAAAACCCGCTCACCCGAACTGCATAAAACGAAGTCAGGAGCATGGCCACCGCGCAGGTTCACCGAGCCTCGACAGACACCGACTTCACCGCACCAACCTGTCCTACATCTCCATGACCAACGCAGGTCAAGCAATCGAGACTGTCGCCTCGGCGAGCAACTCGCGGTGAACCGCGGCCACATTCCCACGGCAGGTCGGCATGTACGCCGGATCGGGCCACGGTGTCACCAACCGCACATGAGCAAAAACGAGTTCACCACGGCCATCGAGCGCCATCAGTCGCGTGACCGCCGCCTCCGCCCCACACCAGCCGGTACCACCCAATCGGCGAAGCCATCGGCATCACTGTCTGCCATCAGCCCCTCCCACAAACGCCCAACCCCGCCCCGGAAACACTGCCCACGGCCACACACCTCACTCCGACACGCAGCACCACATCCCACCAACGAGTGACAACCCAGCAATCCACACAATCAGAGCCCCCACAACAAACCCCCACACACGCGACAGCCATCCTTCAACGGGAAACGACACCGGCCTTCAGCAGAAGAACGACACGGCACAACCCACCCACCAGACAAAAAACCACCCTGAAAACCCTGTCGCCAACCACTGTCAACTCACACGTCGCACATCAACCAGGCCCGGAACGCCTCTGCGCGGCTCCCTGAACCTCTGCCGCTCCTTCGGGGCGGACACCCCTGCCCCTGCAAGGCTACGACCCTTGAAGGGCCCTCAGGGGTGCGGACGCTCTTCCGGCCCGGCTCTCCCCGTAGAACACCGGCCGGGGTCTGATCGCCGGTTGGGGCGGGTTCCAGTCGACCTCAGCCACCTTAATACTTACGAATACCAAGAACCTGCTGGTCAGAGGCTTGCACTTTCGACGATATGTCCCCTCAGCCGGTACATATCGATGACGATGTGTACCGGCTGAGGAGTCACATCGTCAGTCAAATGTCAGCCATGCTGACGGTTTTGGGCACAGAACGTCAGCCAGGCTGACAGTTCAAGGGTGATGCGTACGGGCTGTCGGAAGCGCTGGTGATGGACACGACGGAGGCCCAACACCGCTCGTGCAGCCTGGTGTTGGGCCTCGTTGGTGAGCTGTCGTCAGCTGACGGCGTGCAGTGAGCCGCGGCGCTTGTCCGCGGCGGCCTTCTTCGCGGCGGCGATGCCGGCGCGCTTCTCACGCTGTCCGGCGAGCTGGTCCTGATACGCGGCGACCGCGCGTTGGCGGATGAGGGCAACCTGGCTCGCCTGGCTGACAGCGACGTCCTGGACCTGGGGATGCGCGACATCTGGGAGGCCACCGTCATCACCGGACGGCGCATCGGCGAGGTCCTCAAGCTGCGATGGGACTGCCTGGGCCGCTACGGCGGGCTGGCGATGTTCTGGCACGACCAGACCAAGGTCGGGAACTTCGACGCGGCGATCCGCATCCCCGAACGGCTCCACGACATCCTGGCCGAGCGTCAGCGCAAGACCCTGGACCGCTTCACCGCCGAGCACGGTTACGGTCTCGGGGGAAATTGAGCTTCGGGCGTGCTGGCCTGGCGGCTCGGCTGGTGGGTGATCAGCGGGTGGTGTCGCGGACGAGGACGAGTTCGGTGCTCGTCCGGCGGTGGGTGGCCCGCTGCGCGGATCGGTCGGAGACGAGTGAGGCGATCGCGAGATGGGTCTCGGCGTAGGTATCGCGGCGGCCGGTGAATCGGCGCAGGGGTGCCCACTGGCGGAGCTCGGCGTTGGTGTGCTCCACACAGATCCTCGCCGAGGACTGCCGCCGCCGTGTCTCGCGCCAGGCATGCTTGTCACCGTCGCACGCCTCGCCGCAAGGTACGGGCGGGAGCGTCAGACTTGTCCTTGGTCCTCCTTCACCTACCAGATGGTCCGCGCCCACATCGCCACCCTCCGCAGGGCGCCGGCCAGCGCCCCACCCCGGCCGCCGACGGTGCGCCAGGTGACCGGCTGGCTCACCCGACACCCCAGCGCGCTGAGCGAGGACGACCGCGCCGGGCTGAAGGATGTCCTGGCGCGCTGCCCCGAACTGGACACGGCCGCTGGGCACGTCCGCAACTTCGGCGAGATACTCATCGACCGTCTGGGTGCCACGCTCCCTGCCTGGATCGACTCGGTCGACGCCAGCCAACTACCTGGCCTCACCGGCTTCGCACTCCACCTGCTACGGGACATCGAGGCCGTGACAGCGGGGCTCACCCTGGACTGGAGCTCCGGCAGCATCGAGGGAGCCGTCAACCGCATCAAGAAGATCAAGAGACAGCTCTACGGGCGAGCCGGATTCGGACTACTCCGCAAGTTGATCCTGCTTCAGTAGCCGTCCACAACCGCTCTCCCGGGTCTGTGACAGTGCGGAGAAAGACGTCACTCGTGTGATACCGACCCTGACATGATCGGTGACATGAAGGTACTTGTGATCGGAGCGACAGGCACGATCGGCGGCGCTGTCGCCAGCGCGTTAGAGGCTTCCCATCAGGTGGTCAAGGGGTCCCGCAGGGGGCCGGTGAAGGTGGACATGGAAGACCCGTCTTCCTTGGACGCACTCTTCGACGAGGTGCCGGATCTCGACGCTGTGGTGTGCTGCGCCGCCAGCGGCCCGCTGGTGGACCTGGAGTCAGCGGCGGATGAAGAGATCGTGACTGGAGTACAGGCCAAGCTACTGGGGCAGGTCGCGCTGGTGCAACGAGCTGTGCGCCGTCTGCGCGATGGCGGCTCCATCACTCTGACCGGGGGCACCTTCTCCACCCCGCTGGCCGGCGGTTCACTGGGGGCTCTCGTCAACACCGGCCTGGAAGGCTTCGTCCGCAACGCGGCCAGCGAGCTGCCGCGAAGGCTTCGCATCAATCTCATCAGCCCTGGGTGGATCAAGGAAACCCTGGAAAGCATGGGCGCAGACGGGAGCGAGGGAACTCCTGTCTCCGAGGTGGCCCGGGCGTATGTGACAACGGTGGAAGGCACCGCGCAAGGCCAGACCATACGTCCGTAACCGTCAGGAGAGGCTGGCCCGTAGCCATCAAGGGCGACGGGCCAGCGACCTGAGTACGGGATAGCCGAACCCTGCCTCAGTCCGGGCTCGGGCACTGTCGAGACAACTGCGGTGAAGTTCCGCAACCCCTCCCCAAGATCAGTGCCAGAACCGAGTTTTGACAGCACTGAGGTACTTGCCAGAGCAGCATCGGAGCTCGGCTCCGCCACCGACCTGCTCAGGGCCGCTCCAACTCCTGCTTGCCCAGGCAGCGGAAGGCCGCACCGCGGCCCTCGCCGAGACACCTGCCACCCCTGCGCCGGCGCCATCTCCCACACCGACACCGTCCCCATACCCTCCCCCTCCACAGCTACAGCCGCCCCTCCTCAAGCCGGGGTCCCCCTGCCGCCTCCGCACCGCAGCCTCTTCTCGGACACCACGAATGGGCCGAGGCGCTCTGAGCCGCCACTCACCGCACGCCGCCGCCCGCGCTTCCGCCGACCAGACGAAGACCCACCTCCACAACGCTGATCGATATGTTCCCGTGGGTTCAGAGGGTGGGATCGTCGAATTGGTCAAGGAGGGCTTCCACGGATGTGTCGCTCGTCGCAGCAGGGGCACCGTTGTGCAGCGGTTGTTCGGTCCAGATGACCTTGCCGCCCGGGGTGTACCGTGTGCCCCACCGTTGGGCGGACTGCGCCACCAGGAACAGTCCACGTCCGCCCTCGTCCGTGGTCGCTGCTCTGCGTACCCGTGGTGAGGTGCTGGAGCCGTCCGACACCTCGCAGATCAGGCTGCTGTCGTGCAGCAGCCGCACCCTGATCGGCGGCGAGCCATACCGGATGGCGTTGGTGATCAGCTCACTGAGGATGAGTTCCGTGGTGAACGCGATGTCCTCAAGTCCCCACGCCTGCAGTTGCACCCCGCACTCCGCACGGACCGGGGCCACCGCCGCCGGATCGGGCTGCACCTCCCACTGCGCCACCCTGGAGGGCTCGAGCAACCGGGTGCGCGCGACCAGCAGTGCGATGTCATCGGCCGGGTGCGCCGGCAGCATCGCGTCGATCGCCGCCTGACACGTCTCCTCCGGAGTACGCCCCGCCCCCTCCAGCGCCCGGTGCAGCAGGTTTAGCCCGGCGCCGATGTCCCGGTTGCGGTTCTCGATCAGCCCGTCGGTGAACAGCACAAACCGAGAGCCTTCGGGCAAGCGCAGTTCAACGGTTTCGAAGGGGTGGCTGCTGCCCAGGCCGAGAGGCGGCGAAGCAGGCACTTCCGGAGAGGTGACGGTCCCGTCGGGATGCACCACCGCCGGTCCCGGGTGTCCTGCTCGCGCAGTCACGCATACTCCCGTGACCGGGTCGTAGATCGCGTACAGGCAGGTCGCCCCCGTGACCGCTTCGCTTTCGTGGCCGTGCGGCCCGTCGTCAACGCTCTCGTCGCTGTCGATGCGGGTGACCAGGTCGTCCAGGCGTCCGAGCAACTCGTCCGGCGGCAGATCCAGGGCGGAGAAGTTCTGTACCGCGGTGCGCAGCCGCCCCATCGTCGCCGCCGCATGCAATCCGTGTCCCACGACGTCGCCGACCACCAGCGCCACCCGGGCACCCGACAGCGGGATGACGTCGAACCAGTCCCCGCCCACGCCGGCTTCCGCCGGCAGATACCGCCAGGCCACCTCCAGCCCGTCCTGTTCCGGTACCCCTCGCGGCAGCAGACTCCGCTGCAGAGTCACCGCCATCGCGTGCTCCCGGGTGAAGCGGCGGGCGTTGTCGATGGCCACCGCCGCCCTCGCCACCAGCTCCTCCGCGAAGGAGAGGTCCTCTTCCTTGAAGGGGGGCGAATCCCCCGTGCGCCAGAAGTTCGTCGTCCCCAGCACCACACCACGCGCCTGGAGCGACACCGTCACCAGCGAATGCACTCCGCGCTCCAGGGCCATACCGGCCCCGTCAGGGTCCTGTTCCCACCACCCCCGGGCCTGCCGCAGGTCGTCCTCCAGCACTGCCCGCCCTGTCTCCAGGGCCCGAGCCTGCGGAGCCGCCGGCGAGTAGGTGATCAGCTCTCCGACCGGGTAGAGCCCCTGCCGCTCCTGATACCCCCCACTGACTACCGTTCGGCGCATATCCGCCGCCCTGGCCGGCTCCTCGCCGCGCTCCACCAACTCCAGCAGATCGACCGTGACGATGTCGGCGAACCGCGGGGTCGCCACATCCGCCAGCTCCTGTGCGGTGCGCACCACGTCCAGCGTGGTGCCGATCCGCTCGCCCGCGTCGTACAGGAGCTTCAGCCTCTCCCGCGCCACCTCCGCCCGTCCGGTGACCGACGCCAGCTCTGTGGTGTCGCGCAACGTCACCACCCAGCCCGCCTGACCGCCGTGCGGGGCGGTAGGGCGCATGTTGACCGCCAGCAATCGGTCCCCTGCGAGATGCACCTCATCCGTGGCCGGCTCACCCGACGCCAGCAGCTGTGCTGTCTCCGTATCCAGCTGCAGCTCCCCCAGCTGTCGCTGCTCCGCGTCCACGGGTAGCTCGAGCAGCCGCCGCGCCTCGTCATTGGCCAGCATCAGCTGTCCGTCGGCACCGATGATCAGTACTCCCTCCCGGACTGCATGCAGCACCGCGTCATGGTGCTCGTACATGCGCGTCATCTCCGCCGGCCCCAGACCGTGCGTCTGCCGACGCAACCGCCTGGCCACCAGCGCCGCCCCGGAGGTGGACAGGGCCAGCGCGGCCGCCCCGGCGCCGAGGATGATCGGCAGTTCCCGTCCGGACAGGTTGCTCACATACCGGACCTTGATCCCGGCGGACACCAGGCCGACGACCGAGCCGCGGTCATCGGTCACCGGGACCACCGCCTGGATGACCGGCCCTCTGTCCGCCGGCAGAGGAAGCCCGCTGGCCCGCTCGATGGTAGTGCGGCCTTCCAGCGATGGTTTGATGGTGCCGACGAACTTCTTCCCGATTTGATTCGGGTCGGGGTGCGTATAGCGAATTCCCTTAGTGTTCATGACAACGATGTCGCTGACGCCTGCCCGCTTCCGGGCTGCTTCGGCACGCGGCTGAAGCACTGCCGTCGGATTCCCGCTGCGCAATGCCTGGACCGTGCCCGGGGCGTTCGCGAACGTCTCCGCCGCCGTCAGTGCCTGAACCTCGGCTTCCCGCGTGCTGTCACGCCTCGACTGGAGCACCAGGGCCGTCACCGCGGCCGCAACCAGCAGCGCCACGATCACGACCTGCAAAACGAACACCTGCCCGGCGGCGCTGCGCAGATTCAGCAGAGAGCGCAGCCCCGGGCCCGCGGACTCACCCCGACCAGACGCAGGGCCGGGGAAGAGACGGTGTCGGATATGCCTTTTTGGGATAGAAAGTCCCTTCATGGCTACTTCCTAGCACTGTCTTCTGCCCCGCAGCGTGCACGGTACGGTCGCGACACATTTACAGAGGAGCTGTCCTGTCCAACTGTCCCGAGCTCGACGCGCTCACCGGACACGTCCGGCCCTTTGCCCAGATGCTCACCGAGCGCCAGGGCGAACGGCTCCCGCAGTGGCTCGATGCCGTACGCAAGGACGACTTGCCCAGCCTGCACTCTCTCGCCGCCGGCATCGACCGTGACCGCGACGCCGTCACCGCCGGCCTCACCCTGCCCTGGAACTCCGGCGTCGTCGAAGGACACGTCAACCGCATCAAGATGCTCGAACGGCAGATGTTCGGCCGCGCCGGCTTCCACCTCCTCCGCAAACGCGTCCTGCTCGCGTGACGGACGGTTACCGTCCCGCGGACGTTGAGCCAGAACCTGAGATGACGGCAGTGCCGTATGGGTCATTGGTGTCGCCGGCACCCGTAATTCGATGGTGGGGATCAGAAGGCGTCGAGTAGCGTCCGGGCTTTGATGACTGACTCCTGGGACACCATCGCCGACCGGTATGCAGAGCTATTGCGATCCGGCTCCGTCATGCACGACTTCGGACGTGACAGCCTGCTCAGCCGTCTTCCTGAGCTTCTCGCGGACCAGCATGTCCTCGACCTCGGGTGTAGTGAAGGGACCATTACCCGAGCTGTGGCTGCCCGCGGGGCGTCAGTGCGACCCTGCACAGAGTCATCGGTGACTACCTCACCGAGAGCTTCTGGCATCCGGGCAATCCAGAAGACACCCGGCGGACGGGAAAGTCGAGCCGGCCTTCGTCCTGGACCACCAGCTCGCCATCCAGGACCAGGTGCTCGTCGCGGAGCGCAGCCGCGGCGTCGACGACCTCCGGGAAGGATCGGGTGAGGGCGAGGCTGCCACTGCGGGACTGGAGGAAAACTCCGACGGGCTCGTGAAGATCAGGCAGCGGAATCCCCGGCTGCCGACGCCTGCACCGCCGCTACGAACGCAAACCCGAGCACTTCCTCGCCTTCGTCGGCATAGCCGCAACCCTCATCTGCCACCGCCGCCTTGCTCGGTGAAGTGATCCTGAGGCGGCAACGACAGCTCAGTGCCGGGGCTGTTGCGTCTCAGCAGGCCGGTGACTCGGCTCAGTCATCCCCTGCGGGGCTGATCGTCCCTGTCAATCAAGAAGCGAGCCGTCTCTAGCGGGTCCCGCGGGGGCTCGCCTATCCGGTGACGTTGCCAGTAGCGGGCCACTCTCCGTTCCAGATCGACCAGGTCACTTCTGCCGGTCTCAGTCAAAACGACCGAGCCTTTCCAGCCCTCTGGAGGGCGTTGTCACGTTGTTGGGTGTGCGGGTGTCTGACGGTGTGTCGAGGTGTGGTGGGGCCGGGTGCCGGCCCTGGGCTCAGGCGGCGGCAGGCCGGCCGGTGACGCCGGTGATCTGCTCCCAGATGGTGAAGCGCACGGTCATTTCGGCGCGGTGTCGGGTGCCGGTCATCAGGTGGCGACGGGGCCGGAAGTGGGGTGAGATACCGCTGAACGCGGACAGGAACCGCTGCGCCCCACCAGCGGAGCGGAAGCCTTTCATCGCACGTTCACGCTGCCGGGTGGGCTGATGACTGTTCTCGGCCCGGTTGTTCAGGCCCTTGTGCGAGCGGTGCTCGACGGAGGGCATGACCTCACGGTGGGCCGCGCCGTAGGAGCAGAGCTTGTCCGTGACGACCACCCGCGGCACCGTACGGGTCGTCTTCACCAGACGACGGAAGAATCGCCTGGCCGCAGCCGTGTCCCGGCGGCTCTGCACCAGGATGTCCAGCACGTTGCCGTCCTGGTCGACAGCCCGCCACAGGTACTTCTGCTCACCGTTGATCTTGATGAAGACCTCGTCCAGATGCCACTTGTCGCCGGGCTGGGGCCGCCGGCGGCGCAGTCCGTTGGCGTACTGCTGACCGAACTTCAGGCACCAGCGGCGGACCGTCTCGTACGAGACGATCACGCCGCGTTCCAGCATCAGCTCCTCGACCTCGCGGAAACTGAACGGGAACCGGAAGTACAGCCACACGCAGTGCGAGATCACCTCGACCGGATACCGGTACCCCTTGTACGACGGCGACATGCCCTCCACGGACGACCCCCTCCACCGTGATCAGCCCGAGGATCCTCCCACCCTGTCAGCCAACGTGACAGCGCCCTGCGGGGTCCGTCGGGCGAGGCGCTTCGCCGTGCCTGGGCCATTACGACTCCAGGTAGCGCAGCACGGCCAGGATCCTGCGGTTGTAGCCGGTGGTGTGGGCGAGTTCGAGCTTGTCGAAGACCGCGTTGAGGTTCTTCTCGACCGTGCTCATGGAGATGTGCAGCTTCTGCGAGATGGCCGCGTTGGTGTGCCCCTGGACCAGTTCCTCAAGGACGCTGCGTTCGCGCGGGGTCAGTCGGGTGAGCGGGTCGCTGTGCGTGGTGCGGAACACCAGCTGCCGTACGACTTCGGGGTCGATGGCGACCCCACCCGCGTGGATGCGCTCCAGCGCGTCGAGGAACTCATCGACCTGCGCCACCCGGTCCTTGAGCAGGTAGCCGACCCGTTCGGCGTTCGCGGACAGCAGCTGGGCGGCGTAGTTGCGCTCGATGTGCTGGGACAGCACCAGGACGCCGATGTCGGGCCAGCGCTTGCGGATCTCGACCGCGGCACGCAGTCCCTCGTCCGTGTGGGTCGGCGGCATCCGGATGTCCACGACGACGATGTCCGGGGGCATGGTCTCGACCTCGCGCAGGAGGGTGTCCGCGTCACCCACCGCGGCCAGCACGTCGTGGCCCTCCTCGGTGAGCAGGCGGACGAGCCCC from Streptomyces sp. NBC_01267 harbors:
- a CDS encoding response regulator translates to MLAEDSTLLREGLVRLLTEEGHDVLAAVGDADTLLREVETMPPDIVVVDIRMPPTHTDEGLRAAVEIRKRWPDIGVLVLSQHIERNYAAQLLSANAERVGYLLKDRVAQVDEFLDALERIHAGGVAIDPEVVRQLVFRTTHSDPLTRLTPRERSVLEELVQGHTNAAISQKLHISMSTVEKNLNAVFDKLELAHTTGYNRRILAVLRYLES
- a CDS encoding short chain dehydrogenase; its protein translation is MKVLVIGATGTIGGAVASALEASHQVVKGSRRGPVKVDMEDPSSLDALFDEVPDLDAVVCCAASGPLVDLESAADEEIVTGVQAKLLGQVALVQRAVRRLRDGGSITLTGGTFSTPLAGGSLGALVNTGLEGFVRNAASELPRRLRINLISPGWIKETLESMGADGSEGTPVSEVARAYVTTVEGTAQGQTIRP
- a CDS encoding transposase → MVRAHIATLRRAPASAPPRPPTVRQVTGWLTRHPSALSEDDRAGLKDVLARCPELDTAAGHVRNFGEILIDRLGATLPAWIDSVDASQLPGLTGFALHLLRDIEAVTAGLTLDWSSGSIEGAVNRIKKIKRQLYGRAGFGLLRKLILLQ
- a CDS encoding IS6 family transposase produces the protein MSPSYKGYRYPVEVISHCVWLYFRFPFSFREVEELMLERGVIVSYETVRRWCLKFGQQYANGLRRRRPQPGDKWHLDEVFIKINGEQKYLWRAVDQDGNVLDILVQSRRDTAAARRFFRRLVKTTRTVPRVVVTDKLCSYGAAHREVMPSVEHRSHKGLNNRAENSHQPTRQRERAMKGFRSAGGAQRFLSAFSGISPHFRPRRHLMTGTRHRAEMTVRFTIWEQITGVTGRPAAA
- a CDS encoding DUF3732 domain-containing protein; the encoded protein is MGPDGGMAQLPWRATAWELRLKKLTVVTDTPNGITELLRIGSGKNHVGYHLAAHLALHQYFTANSRPVPRFLMLDQPTQPYYPSDMAKARGRLEDLALDEDRVTVTGLFQLMHQVVTELSPGFQIIVSDHADLPHPWYQDSVRYNWRGGEKLIPTTWLDTNPTP
- a CDS encoding SpoIIE family protein phosphatase, translating into MKGLSIPKRHIRHRLFPGPASGRGESAGPGLRSLLNLRSAAGQVFVLQVVIVALLVAAAVTALVLQSRRDSTREAEVQALTAAETFANAPGTVQALRSGNPTAVLQPRAEAARKRAGVSDIVVMNTKGIRYTHPDPNQIGKKFVGTIKPSLEGRTTIERASGLPLPADRGPVIQAVVPVTDDRGSVVGLVSAGIKVRYVSNLSGRELPIILGAGAAALALSTSGAALVARRLRRQTHGLGPAEMTRMYEHHDAVLHAVREGVLIIGADGQLMLANDEARRLLELPVDAEQRQLGELQLDTETAQLLASGEPATDEVHLAGDRLLAVNMRPTAPHGGQAGWVVTLRDTTELASVTGRAEVARERLKLLYDAGERIGTTLDVVRTAQELADVATPRFADIVTVDLLELVERGEEPARAADMRRTVVSGGYQERQGLYPVGELITYSPAAPQARALETGRAVLEDDLRQARGWWEQDPDGAGMALERGVHSLVTVSLQARGVVLGTTNFWRTGDSPPFKEEDLSFAEELVARAAVAIDNARRFTREHAMAVTLQRSLLPRGVPEQDGLEVAWRYLPAEAGVGGDWFDVIPLSGARVALVVGDVVGHGLHAAATMGRLRTAVQNFSALDLPPDELLGRLDDLVTRIDSDESVDDGPHGHESEAVTGATCLYAIYDPVTGVCVTARAGHPGPAVVHPDGTVTSPEVPASPPLGLGSSHPFETVELRLPEGSRFVLFTDGLIENRNRDIGAGLNLLHRALEGAGRTPEETCQAAIDAMLPAHPADDIALLVARTRLLEPSRVAQWEVQPDPAAVAPVRAECGVQLQAWGLEDIAFTTELILSELITNAIRYGSPPIRVRLLHDSSLICEVSDGSSTSPRVRRAATTDEGGRGLFLVAQSAQRWGTRYTPGGKVIWTEQPLHNGAPAATSDTSVEALLDQFDDPTL